The proteins below come from a single Phalacrocorax aristotelis chromosome 24, bGulAri2.1, whole genome shotgun sequence genomic window:
- the MRPS24 gene encoding small ribosomal subunit protein uS3m, which produces MAAPAAARALRAVPRMVPVPEATRALHTTPACLKTRAARVRVGKGDKPVTYEKAHAPHYIAHRKGWLSQHTGNLAGELGAAERAVEDAFLRRFLYGTFPGILADEVVLKRRANLLVVCAVLARSLAPAKLYFLVGYTETLLSHFYKCPVRLELQTVPSKVVYKYL; this is translated from the exons ATGGCGGCGCCCGCGGCCGCCCGGGCGCTGCGC GCCGTGCCCCGGATGGTCCCTGTCCCCGAGGCCACCCGGGCCCTCCACACCACCCCCGCCTGCCTCAAG ACGCGGGCGGCGCGGGTGCGCGTGGGCAAAGGGGACAAGCCGGTGACCTACGAGAAGGCGCACGCCCCCCACTACATCGCCCACCGCAAGGGCTGGCTCTCCCAGCACACCG GGAACCTGGCTGGGGAACTgggcgcggcggagcgggcggTGGAGGACGCCTTCCTGCGCCGCTTCCTCTACGGCACCTTCCCTGGCATCCTGGCGGACGAGGTGGTGCTGAAGCGGCGCGCCAACCTGCTGGTGGTCTGTGCCGTGCTGGCGCGGAGCCTGGCGCCCGCCAAGCTCTACTTCCTGGTGGGCTACACCGAGACCCTCCTCAGCCACTTCTACAAGTGTCCCGTGCGCCTGGAGCTGCAGACGGTGCCCAGCAAGGTGGTCTACAAGTACCTCTAG
- the MXD1 gene encoding max dimerization protein 1, with amino-acid sequence MAACGSLSIQMLLEAAEYLERREREAEHGYASLLPGGKDGEGLRRRAKARRSGGSSRSTHNEMEKNRRAHLRLCLEKLKGLVPLGPEAGRHTTLSLLTKAKLHIKKLEDYDRKAVHQIEQLQREQRHLKRQLEKLGIERIRMDSIGSTVSSERSDSDREEIDVDVESTDDLPADLDWSSSSPSDSDERGSLQSVCSDEGYSSSSVKRLKSQSNRKPSLSL; translated from the exons ATGGCGGCCTGCGGCAGCCTCAGCATCCAGATGCTGCTGGAGGCGGCAGAGTACCTGGAGCGGCGGGAGCGAG AGGCCGAGCACGGTTACGCCTCGCTGCTGCCCGGCGGTAAGGACGGGGAGGGCCTGCGGCGCCGCGCCAAGGCCCGGCGGAGCGGTGGAAGCAGCAG gtcAACACACAACGAGATGGAGAAGAACAG GCGTGCCCATCTGCGGTTGTGTTTGGAGAAGCTGAAAGGGCTGGTACCGCTCGGACCCGAAGCCGGCAGACACACCACCCTGAGTTTACTAACGAAAGCTAAATTGCACATCAAG AAGCTTGAAGACTACGACAGGAAAGCCGTACACCAAATAGAACAGCTGCAGCGGGAGCAGCGGCACCTGAAAaggcagctggagaagctgggGATAGAGAGGATAAGGATGGACAGTATTGGATCCACTGTGTCTTCGGAGCGCTCGGACTCGGATAGAG AAGAGATAGACGTGGACGTGGAGAGCACGGATGACCTTCCTGCGGACCTcgactggagcagcagcagcccgaGCGACTCGGACGAAAGAGGGAGCCTGCAGAGCGTCTGTAGCGATGAGGGCTATTCCAGCTCCAGCGTGAAGAGGTTGAAGTCGCAGAGCAATCGCAAGCCTTCTCTCAGTCTATAA
- the SNRNP27 gene encoding U4/U6.U5 small nuclear ribonucleoprotein 27 kDa protein produces the protein MGRSRSRSPPRRERRRSRSTSRERERRRRERSRSRDRDRRRSRSRSPHRRRSRSPRRHRSSSSSPPRLKERRDEEKKEVKDSKSKERQITEEDLQGKTEEEIEMMKMMGFASFDTTKGKKVDGAANAYAINVSQKRKYRQYMNRKGGFNRPLDFIA, from the exons ATGGGCCGCAGCCGCTCCAGGTCGCCGCCGCGGCGCG AGCGCAGGCGTTCACGGTCCACCTCacgggagagggagaggaggcgAAGAGAGCGGTCCCGGTCCCGGGACAGGGACAGGAGGAGGAGCCGTTCTCGTTCCCCGCACAGGAGAAGATCCAG GTCGCCGAGACGGCACCGATccagctcctcctccccgccgcgGCTGAAGGAAAGGCGGGATGAAGAGAAGAAGGAGGTAAAAGACTCCAAAAGCAAAGAGCGTCAAATCACAG AGGAAGATTTGCAGGGCAAGACGGAAGAGGAGATTGAGATGATGAAAATGATGGGCTTTGCCTCTTTTGACACGACAAAA GGGAAGAAGGTGGATGGTGCCGCAAATGCATACGCCATCAACGTGTCACAGAAGAGGAAATACAG GCAGTACATGAACAGAAAAGGAGGATTCAACAGACCACTGGATTTCATCGCTTGA